Within Primulina tabacum isolate GXHZ01 chromosome 5, ASM2559414v2, whole genome shotgun sequence, the genomic segment GAAGACTTACTTTAAAATAAGCAATAAGAACTGGTTTGACCACTTCTTGAACCTCAGCTACAAATTCTGGTAAAGAAAAAGTCCTGCCACACAAAGTCAAGTGAGCGATATAACATTTCTGAATAGCACAGTTATCTTTTTATAAAACTTGAACAAGGACAAGTTATCTTACGGGTCTCTGCGACGAATCTCTTTAAATGACATGGCAGCGTCTGATTCTCCCAGAACAGTCTCACTAATACTGGcaaacaaaataacaatttttagTCATGTAaatgctttaaaattttaaataaatttagggGGAAAGGGTGGTAAGCTACTCTTGGATTTTGTGAACAACTGGGTGATCACTAGTCTCCCATCTCTCCCACATATCTTCTGCAATCTGTATTTCAGCAGCAAGGATGAGCTGCCAACGCTAAAATAAAAAATGCTGGAAAATCACCTAAGGTACAAATTGAAATATTATACATAAGTTTTTTGACCACTCATGCCCCttttctaaaattttataaacaatCCAAGAAAGAGAAAGGATTCTCCTAACATACTTAACCTCATGAGATTTTTTAGTATCAGCAAAAAAGGCTAATTAAGAGCAATTTTATAGGACCATAAAACCTAGAAACTTAAGCAGAAAGATTCATCTCACTTTAAACTGTCACCAAATATCTGTTCTCCGCCATGCTTATCTACAAACAGATTATGCATCTGTGATTCATAGCATGACTTTGGGGATGGTTGTGTACTTGTGTATAACAGGAAAGTGGGAAAAGCAATTGGCACGTGAAAATCCAACTGCCGTGACTGCTATTAAATAAACTTAATAATAAAACATGTAGACAACTTAATGCGACTAAGTTCTCTCAATATAAATATCAGTTAAATAGTAGCATCTTGGACAAATACTACATGCGGCAATTCAATTTCACTGTGCAAAACAAATGAATAAGACAGATTATTGCTAGcaatatatcattttaatcacaCAAGCCAACAGAGAAAAAAACAGGCCTATCCACAGTCATTTGTGCTAATTTCTTCATTAAAGATATATGACTGATGAATTATCACAAAAAGTAGAATTTATGTATGAACTCTTATTTCGATCTTGAGTGGCAGACACCAGATTGAAGAAATTGCGGATGTTAGCAGTGTAGATAAAAGTTTAAATAGCGCAACAGAGAGaactaaaatatcatatttcacATTCAAAATTACCTCCTGGCTCTTTTCAAGTACAGGTTCACTTATCCCCCTAACACGCTTGAACATAGGATAGCCTCGCATCTGAGACATCAGTAAATAACATAAGGTGAAAAAGGGAacacaaaacataaataatccAGCATACAAGATAGAAGATACGGATTCACATATCATATCACCTTATTCTTGAATGCCTCCCATTTCTTACTCCATGGGGATTGTTTCGAAGGCACCGCGACAATATCAGTCCGGGTACTTCTTTCAAAGTTTGAGGATGATGCAGCAGACGAAGCATCATATTCGAGACGCTTTCTCCTATTCGGATTGCCTTTCAACTCATCTTTCACAATCTCATAGCTCTTCTTTACCAAGTCAACGGGCCTCGCTTCCTTCACTTTGTGGAAAGCTAAAGAAACCTTGGGAGAAATGGAATAAAAACCATTCTTCAACTTGCCAAATAGAGTTTTGACATTATCATTAGAATCAGGTTGCTGTTGCTGCCCCTGTTGCTTTTCTCCTCCAAAGGCAGACTTGTCTCCACCATTGCCATTTGAGCAATGACTTGATGGAGTTCCATTGGATCCTGTTGGCTCTTGCTTTCCAGCACCATAACTTTCTTTAATCTGGATAAAGATTTAGACAGTTTGTGACTATCAAGTTTTCTATACTGAGTAATGTCACACAAAATGGCAGCAGACATTTGTTCAATCAAGCACAAAAACTTCACACCTCAATTTTAGCAGCAGTAATCTTTTCTTCCATGTCAGCATAAACCTTCATGAAAACAAAGTAACCCAAAAGTCAGTAAAATATGTAAACAGATAAATAACCAAAACAGTCCATTTTTTAATCTAATCAGTCAGTTGTtcaagtttaaattaaattcaGTCATTTCAGCCATCATCCCGTCACTCGACTTTGCAAGCTCCTCGGCGAATTGGAACCACAATTTGTATTCATGGCCAGATCATCCAgttttgaaatattaatttaCAAGCAATTCATCACAACCGCAAAAAGTTCTGCAAAATCTATTCAAACCAAGTTTATATCTGAGCAAACCAATAGACATCAAAGTTGACTCTCAAGTATTGTGTACTTGAGGTAAAAAGCTTTCCAACATGGAAATACAACCAGACGGGTAAAATTCTGGTCACCTTTCAATGCCATTCATTACAAGACCAATAAGAgaaatttataccttttttgCCTTTGCTTCAGTCTCTGTCCAAACATCATCAACATGCTTGTAGAGCTGCTCAGTAGTCTGCTTCGTTCTGCATTTCGCCATTTCACCAGCTCAGAGCTCCCATTGAAAGTGTCTGCCAGCCTTGACATACAACAGTATGTCTCAGCCTCCACGATACAAGTGCTCGCTAAACAAGaaaaaaattgtaataataTTACCTAGCTTTCAGGTCCTCTTTAACCCCTTTTAGTTCATTTGCCTTCTCCTTTAATTCCTCAACGGACTGTTGAAATTCCTGGTTCCTACACCAACAAACGAGTCTCTTGTCTCAATTGAAAAAACAAATGAGCATGGTATTGATTGGGTGCATTGCAAGTTTGTCAATGGCAACAAGTATAGCAAAGGAGGTTTGTGCTCAGATGCAAAGATAACTGCAAGAGAGCATCAATATCACAACTAACTTCAGTTCTGATAAGCTCGAAACTATGTGGTCACGCacacacaaaaataaaaaaacaaaaaatcatcGCTGACCTCCTTTTCCTCTCAGCTCATACACCAAAAAGGCTTCATAAAATTAGCAGGGTTAAAATAACGAAGGCTTGCAAAGAAAAGATGCCTAGTATTACCAAAAATTGAACTTATATTTCGCATCCAAACCTATTCCAGCAAAAAACATACATAAATGTAAAAGAATCAAAACAAGAAATAATTGAACATAAATACCGCAATAAAACTGAAGTATCAAAGAGAATGTCGtatattcataaaaaatcaaGACGAAAAAGAAGATACCCAGTATTTTTATTTACACATTACCTGTCAACTTCACCTTTAATCTTATTAGAGAACTCATTGAACACGCTGAACTCACGTCTAAGCATATTCCCATAGGACGAAACGAACTGCGGCCTTTCCCATCTACTCGAGGCCTACATAGAAACAACCGCACAAGCTATCACCAGAGCAATATGCCATCTTTCATGCATACGGGAAGACCGGGAAGCGCGTACCTGTTTGGATGCTATTAATTGTGGTTGAAGAAGCATATGCTTGTTGATCAAGAAATCTCTAAGGACTTTTCTGTTGGCCATCAGACCCGGCGAGGAATTTCTTCTTCCCTAGGAAAATGCGGGAAGAGACCAATTTCTTAGGGTTCTGTCGAGCGTGCTGTGTTTCAACCTCGGCAAAAGACAAGGCCTGGCTCTGTGTGGAGCAAAAGCTCAACTATTCTTTAAAAAAAGGAGAAGGCAAGGCAATTTTCTTGCCCTAATGCAACTACCGTAAGTTTCAGGTTCTGGTCgactcatttatttatttatttttaatttattcttttgtAGGGATAATTTTCCTTAAAGAAATTTACAATTAAGCCCTTATACTTTTTGATACATTATCATTACtcccaaattttttaaaaaattgtcagCTAATCgatcaaataatttaataacaATATCCCTAAATCTCAAATATAAACGTGTGGTAAAAGAACTTGCCGACGTAATGGCTCCGTTTCGACAAATACTtgtaaaacatttttataaatgttttaaaagtttttttatgaataaataTGATTTCGGACAATTattctataaaaatattttcggCTGTTTGGTTATTCTAAAAACATCAAAAAAATCTTCCAATAGTTCTTCAAAATCTATACTTTACAAACATTTTGCAAACACAATTTACAAAAATCTTATCCAAATACGTACTCTTAGGTTTTCTCACAAtgaaatactaaaaatgtttttaaagaATTTGTCCAAACAGAGCCCGACATTCAAAATGACAAGAATAACCTTTTAGTCTTACATTCAAATTTCACACGCTAAATTCGATTAATCAAAGTGCAAAACGATGTGGGACGGACCACGATGCATTACAACAAGATGGCAAATAGAAGCAGAGAAAACTTGACGATGCTGCAGTTCTTATGGTGCTTCAAAGAGCTACTTCAGAAAAGGCCAAGAAAACAGAAGCATCAACAAATTCAAAAGGTGGAAATTATGATGATTAACTCTGGTAAAAAGAATGAAGGAACTTCACTTTTTAGTGATGTTAGGCTGTTATGCATTTTAAAGCTGGATATAATTGTCCGTTGGAGGAATTGGGAGGCTTCTCGAATTTATTTACACATTCAGAAACTTGTATTCGAccttcttttaaaaaatttaaaacatttgTTTATCTGTGTTTGGTTGAaggataaaataaactaatgattaatatgtaaatgataaagaaaatgattgttgtagaaatgtaatatatgatgtaaaataatattatgtttggtaagatttttagGTGtgggataattttgaattttttgatgagacgacaaaattgcccttttttttcttcttccactACGGCTGCGGCGGTCCGGCGGCGTTGGTGCTCCGACGGTCGAGTTGGCAGCGACGGTCCGTCGACGGCGGTGCTGCGGCGGTCCGGCGACGGCGGTTGCGAAGACAGCGGTGCGACAGTGGTCCAGCGGCGTTCGACGACGGTGGTGGTCCCGCAGCTGATCCGGCAGCCGAGGTGGTTCCGGCGGTCCGGCGGCGGTCTGGGGACGATCCGGCGGCGACGGTCCAGCGGCGGTCCGGCGGCCAAGGTGGTTCAACAGCGATGAAGGAGGAAGGGTAAAAGTGGAAAGAGAGTAGAAATAGAGAAGAATTGATAATCCTACGGATGAAGGATGTATTATTTAATCACACTTAATACAACCTAATTATTTATAGGAGGGATTgagttggttaaataaaaatcgtaCCAAACATTAGATAAAGTGTGATAAAATAATCTATCATATTTAATCTGGCAAACCAAACGCAACGTAAGATAATTGTTTCTGCACTCACTGTGCATTTACACCTCGTTCCATCGTGATTATCATTTCATGAGCATTgggattcaatttttttttttattaattgcaAGATCAAAATCTttatagtattattttttatcaggATATTTGGGGGAATAACTTGGGTCAAacttcattttctaaaaaatgaTCATCTCCGTGTGTATTTGAATATTTTCAAATGTATATGAGAacgtcatttttttaaaaatgtatgaCTAATGTTATTTTGCTAacacttttttttttacctTTGTTTCTTTAGATTGCAAAGTTGGTTTTGCAAAACATCATGGTTGATTTTTGTTATAATAGTTCGGTTTTCtctttttcccaaaaaaaatgattaaatattGGGTGGTGAATCATATTTTGGGTGATTGCGGCAAAGTCTACCTTACAGTCAATAGTTGGACAAGATTGTTCTCACTACAGCTAAGGTCGTGGGATAAAATATTTGCGCACatttaattttgaattatatgcatgtttttatggCATGAATCCAAGACAGCTGATCGTTTTTGGTATTGAGagactaaaaaaatttaaatttcgcAGTGTTTTCAATATGTGTTCCGGAGAAACCCAACATAAACTTTGTTCCCATCAATCAACACCAGGCAAAAAGATC encodes:
- the LOC142547114 gene encoding mitochondrial import inner membrane translocase subunit TIM44-2-like isoform X1, which produces MANRKVLRDFLINKHMLLQPQLIASKQASSRWERPQFVSSYGNMLRREFSVFNEFSNKIKGEVDRNQEFQQSVEELKEKANELKGVKEDLKARTKQTTEQLYKHVDDVWTETEAKAKKVYADMEEKITAAKIEIKESYGAGKQEPTGSNGTPSSHCSNGNGGDKSAFGGEKQQGQQQQPDSNDNVKTLFGKLKNGFYSISPKVSLAFHKVKEARPVDLVKKSYEIVKDELKGNPNRRKRLEYDASSAASSSNFERSTRTDIVAVPSKQSPWSKKWEAFKNKMRGYPMFKRVRGISEPVLEKSQEIAEDMWERWETSDHPVVHKIQDISETVLGESDAAMSFKEIRRRDPTFSLPEFVAEVQEVVKPVLIAYFKGDADVLKKYCTFHVIERCIEERKAFESQGIFFDNKILHISEVDVRETKMMGDTPIIIVAFQTQQVYCVRDSLGSVTEGGQDTIQTVYYAWAMQQLDAEQLGDGYAAPYSVWKLREMQQLGVRALI
- the LOC142547114 gene encoding mitochondrial import inner membrane translocase subunit TIM44-2-like isoform X2, encoding MAKCRTKQTTEQLYKHVDDVWTETEAKAKKVYADMEEKITAAKIEIKESYGAGKQEPTGSNGTPSSHCSNGNGGDKSAFGGEKQQGQQQQPDSNDNVKTLFGKLKNGFYSISPKVSLAFHKVKEARPVDLVKKSYEIVKDELKGNPNRRKRLEYDASSAASSSNFERSTRTDIVAVPSKQSPWSKKWEAFKNKMRGYPMFKRVRGISEPVLEKSQEIAEDMWERWETSDHPVVHKIQDISETVLGESDAAMSFKEIRRRDPTFSLPEFVAEVQEVVKPVLIAYFKGDADVLKKYCTFHVIERCIEERKAFESQGIFFDNKILHISEVDVRETKMMGDTPIIIVAFQTQQVYCVRDSLGSVTEGGQDTIQTVYYAWAMQQLDAEQLGDGYAAPYSVWKLREMQQLGVRALI